Proteins from a genomic interval of Sulfurospirillum oryzae:
- a CDS encoding PAS domain-containing protein, with translation MEEMQQHYINTLNYAGHGVWDWNTITNEIFFSHQWKKMLGYEPEEIANNLEEWRSRIHPDDFNQCLNELAALFSGQNERYRNEHRMLCKDGTYRWVLDQGSIVEKNVDGIPVRIIGTYTDIDDLRRALEEKNS, from the coding sequence ATGGAAGAGATGCAACAACATTATATTAATACGCTGAATTATGCAGGGCATGGCGTATGGGACTGGAATACTATAACCAATGAGATCTTTTTTTCGCACCAATGGAAAAAAATGCTAGGTTATGAGCCAGAAGAGATTGCCAATAACCTAGAAGAGTGGCGCTCACGCATCCATCCTGATGATTTTAACCAATGCCTCAATGAGCTTGCCGCTTTATTTAGTGGGCAGAATGAACGTTACCGTAATGAACATCGTATGCTTTGCAAAGATGGAACATATCGGTGGGTGCTTGATCAAGGAAGTATCGTAGAGAAAAATGTAGATGGTATTCCTGTGCGTATCATTGGAACTTACACAGACATCGATGATCTAAGACGTGCTCTAGAAGAAAAAAACAGTTAA
- the ybaK gene encoding Cys-tRNA(Pro) deacylase produces the protein MSLKKTNAARFLDTLKLPYEMTSYEVDEEDLSATHAAAALGVDPKCVFKTLVARDDAKHIVVACIPAEAEIDLKALARVAKVKRCELVAVKELLGLTGYIRGGCSPLAMKKVYPTFIDSSIHEHTKVYVSAGLRGVQLCLAPNALIEASKATCEALIKT, from the coding sequence ATGAGCCTAAAAAAAACCAATGCAGCACGTTTTTTAGATACGTTAAAACTTCCTTATGAGATGACTTCGTATGAAGTGGATGAGGAAGATCTTAGTGCGACACATGCCGCAGCAGCATTGGGCGTTGATCCAAAATGTGTTTTTAAAACACTTGTAGCACGCGACGATGCCAAGCATATCGTTGTTGCATGCATTCCAGCCGAAGCAGAAATCGACCTAAAAGCCTTAGCCAGAGTTGCCAAAGTAAAACGCTGTGAGTTAGTTGCAGTAAAAGAGCTTTTGGGACTTACGGGGTATATCAGAGGTGGTTGTTCGCCACTGGCTATGAAAAAAGTTTATCCTACTTTCATCGACAGCTCAATTCATGAGCATACAAAAGTTTATGTAAGTGCAGGTCTTAGAGGTGTACAACTCTGCCTTGCGCCTAATGCGCTCATTGAAGCTTCAAAAGCTACATGTGAAGCGTTGATTAAAACTTAA
- a CDS encoding ATP-binding response regulator: MIQNTLSKLIKKEYLKSIIFPLILIEVMLLWAYFWSNSYVNETTKNALIEETKVHIQEISNRSATIINNEFKTISNITLLFQKEHENFFTSFDPLHVNTKDSTYTLMNNGVITNTKKHDDSCTLFFSDVQKGSQNRLAKAIATEKLDTFYNAVLKTNENIAQVYFNSYDSMNRLCPFMPDALSQYTHDMDIPTFNFYYLADKIHNPSKKVVWTSAYLDPAGLGWMISAIAPVYKGDFLEGVVGIDVTIDQLINNILSIKLPYTSMAMLVNEEGQILGMNEALEIHLGIKELKSHTYSAPIANTISKPQDFNLFTNKTNALAMTLGRIVQENNSLSEFHGKGSDFIITQNTIPQTNWKFILLLDQDSLLANSTKLKAKTDKIGYFALGLMALFYLVFLFVLLSRAEKFSTQILSPLYDLIEATKQFKDKLIATKIARSNILEINTLLDNFTAMSHELQELYDSMDKKIKEGVIENMETQKMMLYQSRLAQMGEMISMIAHQWRQPLGSISTVTASIKLKQSLKKFDLKSEQGRIDQEEFLNNAIGKIENYIQFLTCTIDDFRNFFRPEQHCEKSLLSTIIDKAIKIIGKSLDVHKITLHVNNSSKSELITYETQVMQVLINILKNAQDAILEKKLEDGTIWINAYEENALFVIEIEDNAGGIPEANIPKIFDPYFSTKIEKNGTGLGLYMSKTIIEEHCHGSLHVINTPQGAKFIIKIRGEYSAN, translated from the coding sequence ATGATACAAAATACGCTCTCAAAACTCATCAAAAAAGAGTATTTAAAATCAATCATTTTCCCTTTAATTCTTATTGAAGTGATGTTGCTTTGGGCGTATTTTTGGAGTAATTCTTATGTGAATGAAACCACTAAAAATGCTCTCATTGAAGAGACAAAGGTACATATTCAAGAGATTAGCAATCGTTCGGCTACCATTATCAATAATGAATTTAAAACGATTTCAAACATTACCCTCTTGTTTCAAAAAGAGCATGAAAACTTTTTTACCTCTTTTGATCCTTTACATGTAAACACCAAAGATAGTACGTATACCCTTATGAATAACGGTGTCATCACCAATACAAAAAAACACGATGACTCATGTACCCTCTTTTTCTCTGATGTTCAAAAAGGAAGCCAAAATCGCCTTGCAAAAGCCATTGCCACTGAAAAGCTCGATACGTTTTATAATGCTGTTTTAAAGACCAATGAAAACATTGCGCAGGTCTATTTTAACTCCTATGACTCCATGAACAGACTCTGCCCTTTTATGCCAGATGCTTTAAGTCAATACACCCATGACATGGACATTCCAACATTTAATTTTTACTACCTAGCCGATAAAATACACAACCCTTCAAAAAAAGTGGTTTGGACAAGTGCCTACCTAGACCCAGCGGGGCTTGGATGGATGATCAGTGCCATTGCACCTGTGTACAAAGGAGACTTCTTAGAGGGCGTTGTAGGCATTGATGTTACGATAGATCAACTCATCAACAATATTCTCTCCATTAAACTTCCCTACACTTCAATGGCGATGCTTGTCAATGAAGAGGGGCAAATTTTGGGAATGAATGAAGCACTCGAAATTCATCTTGGCATTAAAGAGCTTAAATCGCATACCTATAGTGCGCCTATAGCCAATACCATTAGCAAACCGCAAGACTTCAATCTTTTTACCAATAAAACCAATGCACTTGCAATGACACTTGGCCGTATCGTTCAAGAAAATAACAGTCTTTCTGAATTTCATGGTAAAGGGAGTGATTTTATCATTACGCAAAATACAATTCCCCAAACCAATTGGAAATTTATTCTCTTGCTTGATCAAGATTCATTGCTTGCCAATAGCACAAAACTGAAAGCAAAAACCGATAAAATAGGCTACTTTGCACTTGGTTTGATGGCTCTGTTCTACCTTGTTTTCCTCTTTGTACTGCTTTCTCGTGCTGAGAAATTCTCAACCCAGATCCTCTCGCCTCTGTACGATCTTATTGAGGCAACTAAACAGTTTAAAGATAAGCTTATCGCAACCAAAATAGCTCGCTCCAATATCTTAGAGATCAACACACTTTTAGACAACTTTACCGCCATGAGCCATGAGTTGCAAGAGCTGTACGACTCTATGGATAAAAAAATCAAAGAGGGCGTCATCGAAAATATGGAAACCCAAAAAATGATGCTTTACCAATCAAGACTCGCGCAGATGGGCGAAATGATCAGCATGATTGCACACCAATGGCGTCAACCGCTTGGCTCTATCTCTACGGTGACGGCAAGTATCAAGCTCAAACAAAGTCTTAAAAAATTTGACTTAAAAAGTGAGCAAGGAAGAATTGACCAAGAGGAGTTTTTAAACAATGCCATTGGTAAAATCGAAAATTACATCCAATTTTTAACATGCACCATTGATGATTTTAGGAACTTTTTTAGGCCTGAACAGCACTGTGAAAAAAGTTTACTATCTACCATTATTGATAAAGCGATCAAAATCATTGGCAAGAGTTTGGATGTGCATAAGATAACGTTACATGTAAATAATAGTTCTAAAAGTGAACTCATTACGTATGAGACCCAAGTGATGCAAGTTTTAATCAATATTTTAAAAAATGCACAAGATGCCATACTTGAAAAAAAGTTAGAAGATGGTACTATATGGATCAATGCGTATGAAGAAAATGCCCTCTTTGTGATCGAGATTGAGGATAATGCAGGTGGTATTCCTGAGGCAAATATTCCAAAAATATTTGACCCCTATTTTTCTACAAAAATAGAAAAAAATGGTACAGGTCTGGGACTCTATATGTCCAAAACAATTATCGAAGAGCACTGTCATGGCTCTTTACATGTTATCAATACACCACAAGGTGCAAAATTTATAATTAAAATTCGTGGAGAATACAGTGCAAATTAG
- a CDS encoding sensor histidine kinase — MQQLNEQLLITFECVSAIGTSLQLEEMVKHFLKVFSRKTGALASVYWEYNKRTQTYKQICLHGKKAFSDLFVTPSANMYDEMITFDAPSGKHLLHVKMGEDWIVFVFEATIVELELIKAIISSFHAKLENAVRACQNHLELIEINQTLERRIEEEVAKNREKDKHILQQSRLAQMGEMISMIAHQWRQPLGSVSAVAASIKLKITLNRFDYSTPEGQEASKLFLNEAMSKIESYVQFLTHTIDDFRNFFKPNKQKESVTLSQLVNRTLEIIGKALEINGITISIETHATNEIFTYANEVTQVILNILKNAEDVIKERETPNPHITITIGSEGIWQTICIEDNAGGIPKSVLPHVFEPYFSTKQEKNGTGLGLYMSKTIIEEHCGGEIIATNSPAGAKFIIKLKEG; from the coding sequence ATGCAGCAACTCAATGAACAACTTTTAATTACTTTTGAATGTGTTAGTGCAATAGGAACATCACTTCAACTCGAAGAGATGGTCAAACATTTTTTGAAAGTCTTTTCACGCAAAACAGGCGCTCTTGCGTCTGTATATTGGGAATATAACAAACGCACTCAAACATATAAGCAGATCTGTTTACATGGTAAAAAAGCATTTAGTGATCTCTTTGTCACCCCTTCGGCAAACATGTATGATGAGATGATCACTTTCGATGCTCCAAGTGGTAAGCACCTTTTACATGTAAAGATGGGAGAAGATTGGATCGTATTTGTTTTTGAGGCGACGATCGTTGAACTTGAACTTATCAAAGCCATCATTTCCTCATTTCATGCAAAACTTGAAAATGCGGTACGGGCATGTCAAAACCATTTAGAACTCATTGAAATCAACCAAACACTTGAACGCCGCATCGAAGAAGAAGTTGCCAAAAATAGAGAAAAAGATAAGCATATCTTACAACAATCTCGTCTTGCGCAGATGGGTGAGATGATCAGTATGATTGCGCATCAATGGCGCCAACCTTTGGGCTCTGTCTCTGCAGTTGCAGCGTCTATCAAACTCAAAATCACACTAAACCGCTTTGACTACTCAACGCCTGAGGGACAAGAGGCGAGCAAACTCTTTTTGAATGAAGCGATGAGCAAGATCGAATCTTATGTCCAATTTCTGACCCACACCATTGATGACTTTCGCAATTTTTTCAAACCCAACAAACAAAAGGAGAGCGTCACACTCTCGCAGTTGGTCAACCGTACTTTAGAGATCATTGGTAAAGCTTTAGAGATTAATGGCATTACCATTAGCATCGAAACACATGCTACCAATGAAATTTTTACGTATGCCAACGAAGTCACGCAAGTCATTCTTAATATTCTCAAAAATGCAGAAGATGTCATCAAAGAGCGAGAGACACCCAATCCTCATATTACCATTACTATTGGATCTGAAGGAATATGGCAGACTATTTGTATTGAAGATAATGCTGGAGGTATTCCTAAGTCTGTATTGCCACATGTTTTTGAACCCTATTTTTCAACTAAACAGGAAAAAAATGGCACAGGACTAGGTCTGTATATGTCAAAAACCATCATTGAAGAGCATTGTGGAGGCGAAATAATAGCAACCAACAGTCCAGCTGGAGCAAAATTCATTATCAAGCTAAAAGAAGGATAA
- a CDS encoding FIST signal transduction protein: MFERISFFKRIEDLNKKLEKGSYLLLIAEETPFLDIPKHQDVSMCGAIFPRVIFKGKTYEKGIVAAKLSPTTSMQIVDMDTPRQFIPSPDTNSIFTIVDAFSTQIDDFLEEFYSQLPAKAKLIGGGAGTSNLIQEPIMFDMYRFYMNSAIIITSTSSIGIGVKHGWKSLVGPFIATNCHENVVEKINFKDAFSIYKEAIEKDSDLRFENTPFFKISQRYPLGIVRYNRDFIVREPVTTDGKNIVLVGKLDSNSVLSILKGEKEDLIKAAQEAAYISRDGIEEERISSVLLVDCISRFCFLDNEFKQEVKAIAKPYPKETMIWGMLSLGEIANANQEGIEFYNNTCVVGTL, encoded by the coding sequence ATGTTTGAACGTATCTCTTTTTTTAAGCGCATTGAGGATTTGAACAAAAAGCTTGAAAAAGGTTCTTATTTACTCCTCATTGCGGAAGAAACTCCATTTTTAGATATTCCAAAACATCAAGATGTATCTATGTGTGGAGCCATTTTCCCAAGGGTTATTTTCAAAGGTAAAACGTATGAAAAAGGCATTGTTGCGGCAAAACTCAGCCCCACAACTTCAATGCAAATTGTCGATATGGATACCCCACGCCAATTTATTCCATCGCCCGATACAAACTCTATCTTCACTATCGTCGATGCATTTTCAACACAAATTGATGACTTTTTAGAGGAATTTTACTCTCAATTACCAGCAAAGGCAAAACTTATAGGTGGAGGAGCGGGGACATCAAATCTTATCCAAGAGCCTATTATGTTTGATATGTACCGTTTTTATATGAATTCTGCCATTATTATTACCTCTACAAGTTCCATAGGTATTGGTGTTAAGCATGGATGGAAATCTCTTGTAGGTCCGTTTATTGCTACGAATTGTCATGAAAATGTTGTCGAAAAAATCAACTTTAAAGATGCCTTTAGCATCTATAAAGAAGCGATTGAGAAAGATAGCGATTTGCGCTTTGAAAACACACCGTTTTTCAAGATTTCTCAACGTTATCCACTGGGAATTGTGCGTTATAATAGAGACTTTATTGTCCGCGAACCTGTTACCACAGATGGCAAGAATATCGTTTTAGTCGGTAAATTAGACTCAAACTCTGTTTTATCGATCTTAAAAGGCGAAAAAGAAGACCTCATCAAAGCCGCTCAAGAAGCAGCATACATTTCCCGTGATGGCATTGAAGAAGAACGCATTTCATCGGTATTACTCGTTGATTGTATTTCACGTTTTTGCTTTTTAGATAATGAGTTTAAACAAGAGGTTAAAGCCATTGCAAAGCCCTACCCAAAAGAGACGATGATTTGGGGGATGTTAAGCCTAGGTGAAATAGCTAATGCCAATCAAGAAGGCATCGAATTTTATAATAACACATGTGTTGTAGGCACACTTTAA